The DNA sequence ACACTATGGAAACCCGGATTGGCTGTTGCACGATCGCTTTGGGCTCTTTATTCACTGGGGATTGTATGCGCTTCCTGCACGACACGAATGGGTGATGTCCTAT is a window from the Aureibacillus halotolerans genome containing:
- a CDS encoding alpha-L-fucosidase, with product MTNQLKANWPQHYGNPDWLLHDRFGLFIHWGLYALPARHEWVMSYEQIPPDTYENSLMLHK